From bacterium, the proteins below share one genomic window:
- a CDS encoding YaiI/YqxD family protein, producing MTAIYIDADGCPVKDEIYRASAKYKLTVFVVSNKFMNTPLDERIRSVIVERGPDVADDWIAERAGPGDVVVTGDIPLADRCLKRGARVIDTRGREFTGDTIGGQMATRDLMDHLRMAGAITGGPPPLAKNDRSKFSSKLHETIQAALRESL from the coding sequence ATGACGGCCATCTACATCGACGCCGACGGCTGCCCGGTCAAGGACGAGATCTATCGCGCGTCGGCGAAGTACAAGCTGACGGTGTTTGTCGTCAGCAACAAATTCATGAACACGCCGCTCGATGAACGCATCCGCTCCGTGATCGTCGAACGCGGGCCGGACGTGGCGGACGACTGGATCGCCGAGCGCGCCGGGCCGGGCGACGTGGTGGTGACCGGCGACATCCCGCTTGCGGACCGGTGCCTGAAACGCGGCGCCCGCGTCATCGACACGCGCGGCCGCGAATTCACCGGCGACACCATCGGCGGTCAGATGGCCACGCGCGATCTCATGGATCACCTGCGCATGGCCGGCGCCATCACCGGTGGCCCGCCGCCCCTGGCGAAGAACGACCGCTCGAAGTTCTCATCGAAACTGCACGAGACGATTCAGGCGGCGCTGCGCGAATCGTTGTGA